Proteins encoded by one window of uncultured Bacteroides sp.:
- a CDS encoding TonB-dependent receptor, protein MRNTYLTKPLGLLFLFCIIPLWAFSQNITVKGLVKDANGEPLLGVNVRDAGANNGTVTDLDGNFTIKVNSNAKLIFSFVGYINQTVPVDGRTKMIVTLKEDSKTLEEVVVIGYGSQRKESVTGSVASVKGDVMRDVPSSNISQALQGRVAGVDMSQTSSKPGASMQIRVRGTRSLNASNDPLIVLDGLPFAGSIGDISPSDIKSIDILKDASATAIYGSRGANGVILVTSNKGSKGAKAKLSYNSYYGLKEVFGKFPMMNGPEFVKLRAAAGKYTNGIDEADNINTDWQDMYYRTAQVTSHDLAISGGTEKSNYSFGAGYYKDEAVLPGQNYTRYSVRGSLDQEVGKYFRFGFTTNNNFSLNNGGNLGIYGNISTSAISNPYNEDGTLKRTVKMPLDENWVLTRKSIDNLGDQWIDQTKALGSYNTIYGEMKIPGVEGLKYRTNIGLNYRQSNSGNYTGQGVFAVNPTTVSTASVSNSLTTNWAVENLVTYDRTFAQKHQLNVVAMYSAEQTRYNSSQMSAKDIPADAFQFYNLGRAQGEITVDPNNQAYQVSGLMSWMGRAMYSYDNRYMISATFRSDGSSRLAKGQQWHTYPALSAGWNIKNESFMKNVKVIDALKLRVGYGETSNQSVDPYKTLGLLATRPYNFGTTTGTGLYVSELLNPKLGWEFSKTWNYGLDFALLGNRLTGTIEYYVQNTDNVLLSVSLPSTVGVPSYMANIGKTQNKGFELSLNGVILDNLNGWTWEAGVNVYSNKNKLVQLASGANRDESNWWFVGHSINCIYDYQKVGLWQEGDANLDKFVKGGNVGMIKVKYTGDYNADGTPTRQIGPADRQIIDVDPDFQGGFNTRVAYKNFDLSVVGAFKSGGTLISTLYGSSGYLNMLSGRRGNVKVDYWTSENTNAKYPKPGGLMDGDNPKFGSTLGYFSASYLKVRTITLGYNFNQRWMKNAGIDKLRLYCTVQNPFVLFSPYKNESGMDPETNSYGDENAAVTSYSKRLLTIGTNTPSTRNYLVGINLTF, encoded by the coding sequence ATGAGAAACACTTATTTAACGAAGCCTTTAGGGCTTTTATTCCTATTTTGTATTATCCCGCTTTGGGCCTTTTCCCAGAACATAACAGTGAAAGGTCTTGTAAAAGACGCAAATGGTGAACCGCTTTTAGGCGTTAATGTACGAGATGCCGGAGCTAATAATGGAACCGTTACAGATCTTGATGGAAACTTTACTATTAAAGTAAATAGTAATGCGAAGCTTATATTTTCTTTTGTTGGTTACATTAATCAGACTGTTCCGGTTGATGGCCGTACAAAAATGATTGTAACTTTAAAAGAAGACAGTAAAACTCTCGAAGAAGTTGTTGTTATCGGTTATGGCTCTCAACGTAAAGAGTCTGTAACAGGTTCTGTTGCTTCTGTAAAAGGAGATGTGATGCGAGATGTTCCATCATCCAATATATCACAAGCTTTACAAGGACGTGTAGCAGGTGTGGATATGTCACAAACATCATCTAAACCAGGTGCTTCAATGCAGATCCGTGTTCGTGGTACTCGTTCGCTGAATGCAAGTAACGACCCATTGATTGTACTTGACGGTCTTCCTTTTGCCGGGTCTATTGGCGACATCAGTCCTAGTGATATCAAAAGTATTGATATCCTGAAGGATGCATCGGCAACAGCCATTTATGGTTCGCGTGGTGCTAACGGTGTTATTTTGGTAACATCCAACAAAGGAAGTAAAGGAGCAAAAGCAAAGCTTAGCTATAATAGTTATTATGGTTTGAAAGAAGTATTTGGCAAATTTCCTATGATGAATGGACCGGAATTTGTCAAACTTCGTGCTGCTGCTGGAAAGTATACAAACGGTATTGATGAAGCGGATAATATAAATACTGATTGGCAAGACATGTATTATAGAACAGCTCAGGTAACAAGCCACGATTTAGCAATTTCAGGTGGAACAGAAAAGAGTAATTACAGTTTTGGTGCAGGTTACTATAAAGATGAAGCTGTGCTGCCAGGCCAGAATTACACCCGCTATTCTGTACGTGGTTCTCTTGATCAGGAAGTTGGCAAATATTTCCGTTTTGGTTTCACTACAAATAATAACTTTTCTCTTAATAATGGAGGCAACTTAGGAATTTACGGTAATATAAGTACTTCAGCTATTTCTAACCCATATAACGAAGATGGCACATTGAAAAGAACCGTAAAGATGCCACTAGATGAAAACTGGGTATTAACAAGAAAAAGTATAGATAATTTAGGTGACCAGTGGATAGATCAGACCAAGGCTCTTGGTTCCTATAACACTATATACGGTGAGATGAAAATTCCAGGTGTAGAGGGATTAAAATATCGCACCAATATTGGTTTGAACTACCGACAAAGCAACAGTGGTAACTACACAGGACAGGGAGTTTTCGCAGTTAATCCTACAACTGTTTCAACTGCTTCTGTTAGTAACTCACTTACCACAAACTGGGCTGTTGAAAACCTAGTGACTTATGACCGTACTTTTGCTCAGAAACATCAATTGAATGTTGTAGCTATGTACTCTGCTGAGCAAACCCGCTATAATAGTTCACAAATGTCGGCAAAGGATATTCCGGCTGATGCTTTCCAGTTCTATAATTTAGGACGTGCACAAGGAGAAATTACGGTTGATCCCAATAATCAAGCCTATCAAGTGAGCGGTTTGATGTCATGGATGGGACGTGCTATGTATTCTTATGATAATCGTTATATGATTAGCGCAACATTCCGTTCTGACGGTTCTTCAAGACTTGCTAAAGGACAACAATGGCATACTTATCCTGCTTTATCTGCTGGATGGAATATCAAAAACGAATCCTTTATGAAGAATGTTAAAGTGATAGATGCATTGAAACTCCGTGTGGGTTATGGAGAAACTTCAAACCAATCTGTTGACCCATACAAAACGCTTGGACTTTTAGCTACTCGTCCTTACAACTTTGGCACTACAACCGGTACAGGTTTATACGTATCTGAATTACTTAATCCTAAATTAGGCTGGGAATTCTCTAAAACATGGAACTATGGACTGGATTTCGCTCTCCTAGGTAACCGCCTGACTGGTACAATTGAGTACTATGTACAGAATACAGATAATGTTCTGCTGAGTGTCTCTCTCCCTTCTACTGTTGGTGTCCCTAGTTATATGGCCAATATAGGAAAAACCCAGAACAAAGGTTTTGAATTATCTCTTAATGGTGTGATTCTGGACAATCTAAACGGTTGGACATGGGAAGCTGGTGTTAACGTATATTCAAATAAGAATAAGTTGGTTCAACTTGCTTCTGGAGCAAACAGAGACGAAAGTAACTGGTGGTTTGTTGGTCATTCTATTAATTGTATTTATGATTATCAAAAAGTAGGATTGTGGCAAGAGGGAGATGCTAATCTAGATAAATTTGTAAAGGGAGGAAATGTTGGTATGATTAAGGTAAAATACACCGGCGATTATAATGCTGATGGAACACCTACAAGACAAATTGGACCTGCCGATCGTCAGATTATAGATGTAGATCCTGATTTTCAGGGTGGTTTCAATACCCGCGTTGCTTATAAAAATTTTGATTTGAGTGTTGTTGGTGCTTTCAAAAGCGGTGGAACGCTTATTAGTACCCTCTATGGATCATCAGGCTACCTCAATATGTTGTCTGGACGTAGAGGTAATGTTAAGGTCGATTATTGGACATCGGAGAATACCAATGCTAAGTATCCAAAACCTGGTGGCCTGATGGATGGTGATAATCCAAAGTTTGGTAGTACGCTAGGCTACTTTAGTGCATCGTATCTGAAGGTACGTACAATTACACTTGGGTATAACTTTAATCAAAGGTGGATGAAAAATGCAGGTATCGACAAATTGCGTCTTTACTGTACTGTACAAAACCCATTTGTTCTATTCTCACCTTATAAAAATGAATCAGGCATGGATCCTGAAACCAACTCATATGGTGATGAAAATGCGGCAGTAACATCTTACAGTAAGCGTCTGCTTACTATAGGTACAAACACGCCTTCTACTCGTAATTACTTGGTTGGTATTAATTTGACATTTTAA